A stretch of the Candidatus Finniella inopinata genome encodes the following:
- the dcd gene encoding dCTP deaminase translates to MSIKADRWIREQAINHKMIEPFVESQKREGVISYGLSSYGYDARVAPEFKIFTNVDNALVDPKNFSDTSLVHRNTDVCIIPPNSFALGRTVEYFRIPRDVLVVCLGKSTYARCGIIVNVTPLEPEWEGHVTLEFSNTTPLPAKIYANEGVCQFLFFQSDQTCEVSYRDRMGKYMGQTGVTLPKL, encoded by the coding sequence ATGTCTATAAAAGCTGACCGTTGGATTCGCGAGCAGGCCATCAACCACAAAATGATTGAACCCTTTGTGGAATCGCAAAAGCGTGAGGGGGTTATCTCTTACGGCTTATCCTCTTATGGCTATGATGCCCGCGTTGCCCCTGAGTTTAAAATTTTCACCAATGTCGATAATGCTTTGGTTGACCCCAAGAATTTCTCTGACACCAGCTTGGTGCACCGCAACACCGATGTCTGTATTATTCCCCCCAACAGTTTTGCCTTGGGTCGCACGGTTGAATATTTCCGCATACCCCGGGATGTTCTGGTGGTGTGTTTGGGTAAATCAACATATGCCCGGTGTGGCATTATCGTGAACGTAACCCCGCTTGAGCCTGAATGGGAAGGGCATGTGACTCTGGAGTTTTCAAACACCACGCCCTTGCCCGCCAAAATTTATGCGAACGAGGGTGTCTGTCAGTTCTTGTTTTTCCAATCAGATCAGACCTGTGAAGTTTCTTACCGTGACCGCATGGGCAAGTATATGGGCCAGACCGGCGTTACCCTTCCCAAATTATAA
- a CDS encoding ankyrin repeat domain-containing protein — MRAVKSNNIEKALELINDGDDITVRDSYGRSLMHYAQDAGLIEKLKEKMTINDPDLAGCTPLMIAVQSNNAAQAKLLVEKGADVKATNSMSQTALFFAKNKGSIEFLKAKGLSVEDKDVFDKTPLMYAKNDPNFPQDAREALEISSNTSQVSTAVALGGQGQVATATNKPAEVNQEIQKAAPGAAGAASSAPSAIPTVTEDEAQKEKSRREFLSTIKSAARAPKPTALSNFSSTAPTLTPQMKELVNLDKSSMSAFSEITEEDPFWNGGSLENDSKKSEILETWGKIANIRSNYMKKKLGFSDDTKVHNLALRSLGALPLPRPYSLKSEDLMDRIQHCRTKILSTGGAFGIDFERKAQGLELRIMVNSLKDAGRYQAMRYKPDQPKENAPFNLLRMLANDLIDETSPAQLLEHQIVCFIVAAKEAMDCSEPAQVAFRKNLSEGRYEKKHDYEEFAYCQIAEAVQNKVGTERGGRIDEDFVSATFGRINKDIADFTDERVSAH; from the coding sequence ATGAGGGCGGTTAAATCAAATAATATAGAAAAAGCGCTGGAATTAATAAATGACGGGGATGATATAACTGTAAGAGATTCTTATGGTCGTTCTTTAATGCATTATGCGCAGGATGCTGGATTAATCGAGAAATTAAAGGAAAAAATGACTATAAATGATCCGGATCTTGCCGGGTGCACACCTTTAATGATAGCGGTCCAATCTAATAATGCGGCGCAGGCTAAGTTACTGGTAGAAAAGGGCGCTGATGTCAAGGCGACAAATTCCATGAGTCAAACAGCGTTATTTTTTGCAAAAAACAAAGGTTCTATTGAATTTTTGAAAGCGAAAGGCCTATCGGTTGAAGATAAAGACGTTTTTGATAAAACGCCTTTGATGTATGCAAAAAACGATCCGAATTTTCCTCAAGATGCTAGGGAAGCATTGGAAATTTCTTCTAATACATCTCAGGTTTCGACTGCAGTAGCTTTAGGGGGGCAAGGACAAGTTGCTACAGCGACCAACAAACCAGCAGAGGTTAATCAAGAAATACAAAAAGCCGCACCAGGTGCAGCGGGAGCAGCTTCCTCAGCACCGTCAGCGATACCAACCGTAACTGAGGATGAAGCTCAAAAAGAAAAATCAAGAAGAGAATTCCTATCAACTATAAAATCAGCTGCAAGAGCGCCCAAGCCAACAGCACTTTCTAACTTCAGCAGCACAGCTCCAACTTTAACACCACAAATGAAGGAGTTAGTTAACTTAGACAAATCCAGCATGAGTGCATTTTCCGAGATTACGGAAGAGGATCCTTTCTGGAATGGCGGGAGCTTAGAAAACGATAGTAAAAAATCGGAAATATTGGAAACATGGGGAAAAATCGCAAACATAAGATCAAACTATATGAAGAAAAAACTAGGTTTTAGCGACGATACTAAAGTCCATAACCTTGCTTTGAGGAGTTTGGGTGCACTTCCCTTACCGCGACCTTATTCGCTTAAGTCTGAAGATCTTATGGATAGAATACAGCATTGCAGAACAAAAATCTTATCAACCGGAGGGGCGTTTGGTATCGACTTTGAAAGAAAGGCCCAAGGACTAGAGCTTCGAATTATGGTAAACAGTCTGAAAGATGCAGGGCGTTACCAAGCGATGCGCTACAAGCCAGATCAGCCAAAAGAAAACGCACCATTCAATCTTTTACGTATGTTGGCGAACGACTTAATAGACGAAACAAGCCCAGCTCAGCTTCTTGAGCATCAGATTGTCTGCTTTATTGTCGCAGCTAAAGAGGCTATGGATTGCTCAGAGCCTGCACAGGTGGCCTTTAGAAAAAATTTATCAGAAGGTCGTTATGAAAAAAAGCATGACTATGAAGAATTTGCCTATTGCCAGATTGCAGAAGCTGTCCAGAACAAGGTAGGAACAGAACGAGGCGGTCGAATCGATGAAGATTTTGTTTCTGCTACTTTTGGCCGTATTAACAAAGATATAGCTGACTTTACGGATGAACGGGTGTCGGCACATTAA
- the murA gene encoding UDP-N-acetylglucosamine 1-carboxyvinyltransferase produces MTLTKIRIVGGNPLKGCVRISGAKNSALPLMTAALLTDQPLVLSNVPFRLSDIQFMGDLLVQHGVQINTQEDVVELHAQDITNTTAPYDIVRKMRASILVLGPLLARTGQAKVSLPGGCAIGTRPVDIHINGLRQLGATIELSEGYIQAHASNGLTGADVTMPVVSVTATENLMMAATLAKGQTRLINAAREPEIVDLAHCLTAMGAHITGAGTDTITIQGVDRLRGAHHRVIADRIETGTYAMAAAITGGDLELTHTSVDLVTSLVATLKQAGVDIQPTDTGFRVRASTIPIQGVDVMTEPYPGFATDLQAQMMAVMSICQGASMVTETIFENRFMHVPELCRMGANITVHHSSALVRGVKNLSGAEVMATDLRASVSLVLAGLVAHGETMISRVYHLDRGYEQLEQKLNGCGAMVERIAG; encoded by the coding sequence ATGACATTAACTAAAATTCGTATTGTCGGGGGCAACCCTTTAAAGGGGTGCGTTCGTATCAGTGGGGCCAAGAACTCAGCCTTGCCTTTAATGACTGCTGCCTTATTAACCGATCAGCCATTGGTCCTAAGCAACGTGCCCTTTCGCCTAAGCGATATTCAATTTATGGGTGATTTGCTGGTGCAACACGGCGTTCAGATTAACACCCAAGAAGACGTGGTTGAACTGCATGCCCAGGACATCACCAACACGACAGCCCCTTACGATATTGTTCGGAAAATGCGCGCATCGATTTTGGTTTTGGGCCCACTTTTGGCGCGCACGGGTCAAGCCAAAGTTTCTTTGCCGGGTGGCTGTGCCATTGGAACACGCCCAGTTGATATCCATATTAATGGACTGCGTCAATTAGGCGCCACCATAGAGCTGAGCGAGGGGTATATTCAGGCCCATGCCAGCAACGGGTTAACCGGCGCCGACGTGACGATGCCGGTGGTCAGCGTAACAGCGACCGAGAATTTGATGATGGCCGCCACCCTAGCCAAAGGCCAAACGCGCCTGATTAATGCGGCTCGGGAGCCTGAAATTGTTGACCTGGCACACTGTTTAACAGCCATGGGGGCCCACATCACAGGCGCTGGGACTGACACGATTACGATTCAGGGTGTTGACCGGTTGAGAGGGGCCCACCATCGCGTTATTGCCGACCGTATTGAAACCGGCACCTATGCCATGGCTGCGGCCATCACGGGTGGCGATCTTGAGCTGACGCACACATCAGTTGATTTGGTGACAAGTTTGGTTGCGACCTTAAAGCAGGCCGGCGTAGACATTCAACCAACGGACACGGGATTCAGGGTCCGTGCCTCAACTATTCCCATTCAAGGGGTGGACGTGATGACCGAACCTTACCCAGGGTTTGCAACCGACCTGCAGGCGCAGATGATGGCGGTGATGAGCATTTGCCAGGGGGCATCGATGGTGACGGAAACCATTTTTGAAAATCGATTTATGCATGTGCCAGAGCTGTGCCGTATGGGGGCCAATATTACGGTTCATCATTCATCGGCCCTGGTTCGGGGTGTGAAAAACCTAAGCGGTGCGGAAGTCATGGCGACTGATCTGCGCGCCTCTGTTTCTTTGGTTTTGGCAGGCTTGGTCGCCCATGGCGAGACGATGATCAGCCGCGTTTACCACCTGGATCGGGGCTATGAACAACTGGAACAGAAACTGAATGGCTGCGGCGCCATGGTGGAGAGGATAGCGGGGTAG
- a CDS encoding D-alanine--D-alanine ligase, protein MQKKHVAVLMGGWSSEREVSLSSGVKVVKALKELGYWVTPIDVTRSLPDLVQLLTDVKPNIVFNALHGVGGEDGVIQGVLEMMQIPYTHSGVTASAIAMNKVLSRQIFIQHEIPVPADKVISFDDLKAAHPMDFPYVIKPIGEGSSRGVSIIYTETDYQNALNNWTFGDQVLVEKYIPGREIQVSIINGKAVGAIELRVKDGYYDYDAKYTPGRAQHLMPAPLDAGALGTVSRLSEKAYHALGCRSVCRADFRYDDTAPDPTFYLLEMNTQPGMTPTSLVPETVGYYGMSFNQLVQLLIDTACCDGDIVSA, encoded by the coding sequence ATGCAAAAAAAACATGTGGCCGTTTTGATGGGCGGATGGTCTTCGGAACGGGAAGTCTCGCTCAGTTCAGGTGTCAAGGTCGTTAAAGCTCTTAAGGAATTAGGATATTGGGTAACCCCTATTGACGTTACGCGATCTTTGCCAGACCTGGTTCAACTCCTTACCGATGTTAAACCTAATATCGTTTTCAATGCCTTGCATGGTGTAGGGGGCGAAGATGGTGTGATCCAAGGGGTTTTGGAGATGATGCAAATTCCCTACACCCACAGTGGTGTGACCGCATCAGCCATAGCCATGAACAAAGTTTTATCGCGCCAGATTTTCATACAGCACGAAATTCCCGTCCCGGCTGACAAAGTCATTAGTTTTGATGATCTGAAGGCAGCACATCCCATGGATTTCCCCTATGTGATTAAGCCAATTGGGGAAGGATCCAGCCGGGGGGTTAGCATCATTTACACCGAAACTGACTATCAAAATGCCCTGAATAACTGGACTTTTGGTGACCAGGTTTTGGTGGAGAAATATATTCCCGGGCGTGAAATTCAAGTTTCCATCATTAATGGAAAAGCCGTGGGCGCTATCGAGCTTAGGGTTAAAGATGGTTATTACGACTATGATGCGAAATACACACCGGGACGCGCTCAACACTTGATGCCGGCCCCCTTGGATGCGGGCGCCCTTGGAACCGTTTCAAGGCTATCGGAAAAGGCTTACCATGCCTTGGGCTGCCGTAGCGTTTGTCGTGCTGACTTTCGATATGATGACACAGCCCCGGACCCCACGTTTTATTTGTTAGAAATGAATACTCAGCCAGGTATGACGCCGACCTCTTTGGTGCCAGAAACCGTTGGATATTACGGTATGTCGTTTAATCAGTTGGTTCAGCTTTTGATCGACACGGCCTGTTGTGATGGGGATATAGTTTCTGCATGA
- a CDS encoding cell division protein FtsQ/DivIB, translated as MAQPSRKGRQRQRQQWRRWFINASTITALIALPLGLWLGYPQLLLSFGESCFISGLGKCGFQIQEIFIEGREFIKPEVVGQAVNAKRGEPIFGHSLDDLKSRLEKIDWIKSVHIERQLPDQLYIKISERYPIAIWQHQKTLYLVDREGVVIQNAKLYQFQQLPLVIGPDAPLHTPKILTLLEKFPKILERVKVLTRVRQRRWDITFKDSILVKLSEQKPEESLARLSLLIEQGKIHKGDVSMVDLRNREQIVLRLSPEAAIRIKLKGKET; from the coding sequence ATGGCTCAACCTTCGCGAAAGGGTCGCCAGCGCCAACGGCAACAATGGCGCCGTTGGTTTATTAATGCCTCAACGATCACGGCCCTAATCGCGTTGCCACTTGGTCTGTGGTTGGGGTATCCCCAGCTTCTTTTGTCATTTGGGGAGTCTTGCTTTATTTCGGGCCTTGGAAAGTGCGGCTTTCAGATTCAAGAGATTTTCATTGAAGGCAGGGAGTTCATTAAACCAGAGGTTGTAGGTCAGGCCGTCAATGCAAAGCGGGGTGAGCCTATTTTTGGCCATTCTTTGGACGATCTTAAATCAAGGCTAGAGAAAATAGACTGGATCAAAAGCGTCCATATTGAACGGCAACTGCCTGATCAACTGTATATAAAAATCTCGGAACGGTACCCCATTGCCATTTGGCAACATCAAAAAACCCTTTATTTGGTTGACCGTGAAGGGGTGGTTATTCAAAACGCCAAGCTTTATCAATTTCAACAATTACCGTTGGTGATTGGGCCTGATGCGCCCCTGCATACGCCCAAAATTCTGACGCTGCTTGAGAAATTTCCAAAGATTCTGGAAAGGGTCAAGGTGCTGACACGGGTCCGTCAACGCCGTTGGGATATAACCTTTAAAGATTCCATTCTGGTCAAATTGTCAGAGCAAAAACCCGAGGAGTCTTTAGCCCGTCTTTCTTTGCTGATTGAACAAGGCAAAATTCACAAAGGCGATGTTTCGATGGTTGATCTTCGAAATCGCGAACAAATTGTGCTGCGCCTTTCCCCCGAGGCCGCCATCAGAATTAAGCTGAAGGGTAAGGAAACGTAA
- the murJ gene encoding murein biosynthesis integral membrane protein MurJ, with product MRLVKSALSVAFFTILSRLTGFVRDVLMAKYIGTGLVMDALVIAIKIPSFLRRIFAEGAFNASFVPLFASLNVESPQKAQDFMQHILTLMTTILIGVVIVFEIFMPLVIKVFLVGAKPELYHLAIFFSRITFPFILLISLTALFSGVLNSIDKFALAASSPLVGNLSIIAVLMVFDPLQIAQGTDVAVAIMGSGLTQLLWVAVPCWLCGIRPKFRFHGSSSPGVKSFGKRMIPAAIGSGALQINLMIDVMMASLLPIGTNSFLYYADRLYQLPLSITGTAMGTVLLPVLSRLWQEKKVESALYTQNRAIEFAMLITLPAMVGLMYLADPFVKVLFERGKFDVISTQAVASTVFGFSTGLPAYILIKIFSSSFFARQDTVTPILTALASMVINIILNLLLIFKYKHLGIALATSIAAWANAGLLGYLLYRRKLIAFDKPLGHYLVKTAIASTIMLGSLVVVYSACHSWLEDIEFLHRISAVVLLLAVGSTVYMLFCYALGCLKFREYEEKLVTDSHK from the coding sequence ATGCGTCTTGTTAAGTCTGCCCTTTCGGTAGCATTTTTTACCATCCTGAGCCGCCTGACGGGCTTTGTGCGCGACGTGTTGATGGCCAAGTACATTGGCACCGGCCTTGTGATGGACGCCTTAGTCATTGCCATTAAAATTCCAAGCTTTTTAAGACGTATATTTGCTGAGGGAGCCTTTAACGCATCCTTTGTGCCCCTGTTCGCAAGCCTAAATGTAGAATCGCCCCAAAAGGCCCAAGACTTCATGCAGCATATCTTAACCCTAATGACAACCATTTTGATTGGCGTCGTGATTGTTTTTGAAATTTTCATGCCCCTGGTTATCAAGGTTTTTTTGGTGGGGGCTAAGCCTGAGCTGTACCACCTGGCGATTTTTTTCTCACGCATAACGTTTCCGTTTATTTTGCTGATTTCTCTAACAGCTTTATTTAGCGGCGTGTTGAACTCTATCGATAAATTTGCCCTTGCCGCCTCCTCTCCATTGGTTGGAAATTTAAGCATTATTGCGGTATTAATGGTTTTTGACCCACTGCAGATCGCCCAAGGAACCGATGTCGCTGTGGCGATTATGGGCTCTGGCCTCACCCAGTTATTATGGGTGGCTGTTCCTTGTTGGCTGTGTGGTATCAGGCCTAAGTTTCGCTTTCATGGAAGTTCCAGCCCAGGCGTAAAATCATTCGGAAAACGAATGATTCCGGCAGCCATAGGATCTGGGGCTTTACAAATTAATTTGATGATTGATGTGATGATGGCATCTTTGCTGCCTATTGGGACGAACTCTTTCCTTTATTATGCTGACAGGCTGTATCAATTGCCCCTCAGTATTACCGGCACAGCCATGGGAACTGTTTTGTTACCCGTCTTGTCGCGCCTGTGGCAGGAAAAAAAGGTCGAATCAGCCCTTTATACCCAAAATCGTGCCATTGAATTTGCCATGTTAATAACGTTGCCAGCCATGGTGGGGTTGATGTACCTGGCAGATCCTTTTGTAAAGGTTTTGTTTGAAAGGGGCAAATTCGATGTCATCTCGACTCAGGCTGTCGCCTCCACCGTATTTGGGTTCTCAACGGGTCTGCCTGCCTATATCTTAATCAAAATATTTAGCAGCAGTTTTTTCGCCCGCCAAGATACCGTGACGCCTATTCTGACGGCCCTTGCCAGCATGGTCATTAACATCATTTTAAATTTATTGCTGATTTTCAAATACAAGCATTTAGGGATAGCCCTGGCCACATCGATCGCCGCTTGGGCAAACGCGGGGTTATTGGGGTACCTATTGTATCGCCGAAAATTGATTGCGTTTGATAAACCCCTGGGTCATTACTTGGTTAAAACGGCCATAGCATCGACCATCATGTTAGGCTCTTTAGTTGTCGTTTATTCGGCGTGCCACTCTTGGCTTGAAGATATCGAGTTCCTGCATCGTATCAGTGCCGTCGTTTTGTTGCTTGCCGTTGGGTCGACCGTTTACATGCTTTTTTGTTACGCCCTGGGTTGCCTAAAATTTCGAGAGTACGAAGAGAAGCTTGTAACAGATAGCCACAAATAA
- a CDS encoding FMN-dependent NADH-azoreductase → MVKLLRIDSSARTTNSHSRHLADIFQKDWLSTHPNGTVVVRNIIEQPIPHILNTTITGFYTPADQLTPDLKEAVKLSDELIAELKSADEILISAPIYNFSIPSALKAWIDHIVRMGETFSYDGKSFKGLLTGKKVYFCLAYGGEGYTGPIAAMDFLKPYLQTLFGFLGFESMEFFVVEGTSTSPEALSEKIKQTQEIMHKAMGI, encoded by the coding sequence ATGGTGAAACTCCTCCGCATTGACAGCAGTGCAAGAACTACAAACTCTCATTCAAGGCATCTGGCCGATATTTTCCAAAAAGATTGGCTGAGTACCCATCCAAATGGCACAGTAGTTGTTCGCAATATCATTGAACAGCCCATACCGCATATCTTGAACACCACGATCACTGGTTTTTATACGCCGGCCGATCAGTTAACCCCCGATTTAAAAGAGGCGGTAAAACTATCGGACGAGTTGATTGCCGAACTTAAATCAGCGGATGAAATCCTTATCAGCGCACCGATTTACAATTTTTCAATCCCTTCGGCGTTGAAGGCATGGATCGATCATATTGTTCGTATGGGAGAGACTTTTTCATACGACGGTAAATCTTTCAAGGGTTTGCTAACCGGCAAAAAAGTTTATTTCTGCCTTGCTTATGGCGGAGAAGGATACACAGGACCAATAGCAGCAATGGATTTTCTGAAACCATATTTACAAACGCTTTTTGGATTTTTGGGCTTTGAATCGATGGAATTTTTTGTGGTGGAAGGCACCAGCACCAGTCCAGAAGCTTTGTCTGAAAAAATTAAACAAACTCAAGAAATCATGCATAAAGCCATGGGAATTTAA